TGAGACACCTTTTTCTGTAAACGGAAGGGGACATTGGTTCCGTTATTTTTACAAAAAGTCTTGTTTTGATGGGCTAATCGGACATCAGATTCGTTATTATACAATTCTTTGGTATTATACAGTGGTTTTTAGATAAATAAGATACCCTGTGTCCACTTAAGTCTAGAAATAAGGTGATTTTTTCAAAATAAGGAACTCAATGTCCTTTCAATTCCTTTACTTTGATTAGCTTATACTAATCTGGTCTGGACGAGGTCCAAAAATGGATTAAAATATCCGTAGTCCTTTCGGATAAAAGTTTTTAATGGTTCCTTTTGATTCTTTTCCCCAACCTAATGGAAATCCATTAAGGGTTAATAAAATCCAGCCACGATCTCCATTGGATGAAAGAGTTTCCCCTCTCAAAAAACGCTGCCAACAATCAGTATCTAAAGAAAGAGAATAAGTATGCCGTGCCTCTGTTTCTGTTAATGCGAGTGCGAGCGAATGATTCGGTTCAAAACGATTTTTCTTGAATTCTCCAAGATGAAGACCAGGCCTGACCACCTTTAGTCCAGCAAAATCAAAACAGGTTTCAGGAACGGAAAAGAGCTGCTGCTTAAAGCTGAAAAATGGTCCGCTGATTGGAGTATTGATGGTGTCCTCACAGAACTGTATAAAGTCGCGTAATTCGTTTTTCGATGGACCTTTCCCAATTGGTTTAAGACGAGGGATGGGACTTTGACCATTCTTTCGTAATTTGGCGACGAAATGGCCTTCTCCAACCAAATGCTGTGGCCAAAGTCGCGCAGTTTTTTCTAGGTCACGGTTCTTGGTTTTGCTCCATTCAGGATTTCCGCTTGTGAGGCCATGTTTATGCTCAATCGGAAGTAATTCCATATCAGGATAGGCTGATAAAAAATCCTCAATTGATTGTTCATTTTCCTCGGGCGAGAAGGTACAAGTAGAATAGACAAGAATGCCACCTTCTTTTAACATCGTGTAGGCAGATTTCAAAATACTGCGTTGTTGATTGGCGCAATGTTCAACATGAGCCTCACTCCAAAACGCAATGGCTTCTTCATCCTTACGGAACATTCCTTCTCCTGAACATGGAGCATCGACAAGGATTTTATCAAAATACCCCTCAAACCGCTGTGCAAGCCTGTCTGGTGTTTCATTGAGAACGACTGTGTTTTTGATCCCCATTCGCTCAACATTTTCAGATAGAGCTTTGGCGCGCTTTGGATTGATTTCATTCGCCACTAACAGGCCTTTGTTTTGCATAAATCCTGCAAGCTGAGTTGTTTTCCCACCAGGTGCGGCACATAGGTCTAAGACCGTATCATCACTAGATGGTCTAAGCACATCAGCCACAACCATCGCACTTGGTTCTTGAATATAATATAATCCTGCTGCATGATACGGATGTTTTCCGGGCTGATCAATTTCTGGGTCAAAATAAAATCCCGTCTCAACAAATGGGACCCGCACAAGGTTAAACGGTGAGAGCGATGACCAATCCTCCATCGTTACTTTTAGCGGATTTATTCTTAGCCCGCTTGCTTTCGAATTTTCATATGTTTGAAAAAAATCGTTTGCTTTTTCCTGAAGCAGATTTTCCATTTTTAGCTTAAATTGTTCTGGTAAATTCACGTGTGAGCCCCTTTCAAAAAATTTGCCTAGGAAAATTATTTTCATTTTTAAAGCGAGAAGTCAAGGAAAACTTGTCCAAGAAAAAAAACGACCGGCTTTCCGATCGTTTTAACCGCGAATGATAAAGGTTTCAATCCGAGGTTCACCTTGTTGCAAGCCAGCCAAAATAATAGAATAAACTTCATTTTCCTTGAACTGAAGCTTGTGTAATGGCATTAGGACTTCTTTCGTGCCCGCCATCCTTAACTCCAAGTCAACCGTCATCGGCGATAAAGGTAAATAACCTGTTGCGGTCTTGAAAGCAACTTTTGGAAAAACAACATCGCCTTTAACGACAGCTAAATCAACTTCTGGTGCATCGACAGCCAGATGAATGAAGCGGAATTTAGTTTCACCTTTTGGGACATGTAAATGATCCTCAAATGAAAGCAATCGATGCTTCTTCTCTGATCCAATTATGGGCAATGTATAAATTTTGCCTGGTTCAACCGAAATGCGTCTATTTAATATGCTTGCGACCTGATTTTCTGCTGGGTAGATATCGATATGGTATTTTCCAGCGGGTAAGGATAAATAGTTACTAGCTTGTTTGTAGGGGATATTACGAAAAATACGGAAAGAATTAATATAAACATCGACATTCGGATTATCAATGGAACTGTTTAGAAAACGTATAACTCCCTTGGGCTGGTCGCTTTGTTGTGCTGGTCTGTACTCGGACCCTGCCTGCTGAATTGCCTTCATTAATGCTTGTAGGTGTTTTTGGTAGTAATGCATGTGCATGTTTGGATCTAAGTATTTATAATAATTGGCCATCATATCATAGGCGGCAGCCTTTTCGAAGTACTCCTGTTTATTTCTTGATTCTGACATACTCCTCGCTCCTATCCTCAACGCTTCTTCGATAACATATGCGCTATGGGCTCAAGTGGTGTCTGGATGGAGGGAGGTTATCTAGTAGGGAATCTAGCTAATAAAAGAGCCAATATTTTTACTTTTATTAAAGAAACGTTAAAATAGTGGATATGATGAAAAATAATATTGCTGGAGGTGGGCAAGATGGACGAACGTTTAGAATTAGCGACCTTTGCAGGAGGCTGCTTTTGGTGCATGGTCAAGCCGTTTGATGAACAGCCGGGTATAGAACAGGTTGTGTCTGGTTATTGTGGAGGTCATGTCGAAAATCCAACCTATGAACAGGTTTGCTCAGAGACAACAGGACATTATGAGGCCGTTCAAATTAAATTTAATCCTGAATTATTCTCTTATCAAAAATTGCTTGAACTTTATTGGCAACAGATTGACCCTACCGACCCAGGTGGCCAATTTTATGATCGTGGCACATCCTATCAAACGGTTATTTTCTACCATAATGAGGAGCAAAAACAACTGGCTGAAGCATCGAAAAAGGAACTGGAACAGAGCGGTCGATTTACTAAACCCATCGCGACAAAAATATTACCTGCAAGTACCTTTTATCAGGCTGAAGAATATCATCAGCATTACTATAAGAAAAACAACCTTCACTATGAAGGATATCGGGTCGGTTCAGGTCGATCAGCATTTATTCACAAGCACTGGGGGACAGAGAATGGCAAATAAAAATATTGATGAGTTGAAGAAAAAGCTAACACCCATTCAGTTTGAGGTGACACAACACAACGGAACAGAGCCACCATTTCGAAATGAATATTGGAATGAAGGTAGAGCGGGTCTTTATGTTGACGTTGTTTCTGGGAAGCCATTGTTTAGTTCCCTGGATAAGTTCGATTCGGGCTGTGGCTGGCCAAGCTTTACAAAGCCGATTGAAGTTGATGAAGTTGAAGAAAAGCAGGATTTCAGCCATTATATGATTCGGACAGAAGTTCGCAGTAAAACGGCAGATTCCCACTTAGGGCATGTGTTTAATGATGGTCCAGCACCGACTGGACTTCGCTATTGTATTAATTCTGCTGCACTCCGGTTTATTCCGAAAGAAGATTTAGCAAAAGAAGGATACGGGGAGTTTGTAAATTTATTTGAGCAAAAATAGTAAAAGCCGCAATGCGCGGCTATTTTTTTTGTTTGTAAAAATATACACGATTTATAGAAAGCCAATTATTTCGATGTCATTCCACCTGATAGGATAAATTTCATTGCATCCTCTGGTTTTATATTGATAATCTCCACTTGATCTTTTGGAATTAAAAAAGTAAAACCTGCTACTTGGAAGGTTTGGGGAATGTAAACCGCAATATAGTCTGATAGCGGTCCATAAAATTTCTCCAGCTCTTCAGCGGTGATGAACCCGAGACTTTTCATTTCAGTTCCAGGGATCGTAACCAGTGCGACCTTGGAAAATGATTTTTTCTCACCCAAAAAGGAATGAATTGTATCTTTAATGACAGAATACACCGTTTTAACAAATGGAATTCGATCAAGGATAAAGTCAATGATCCGAATAATCTTGCCTGTTACAAATTTTGTAGATAGCCAGCCTAATAAGGTAATGAGAATAATCGTAATCAATAATCCAATTCCAGGAATGTAATCATCCTTTAAATAAGGCTTGAGCACATTACCGAGCAAGCTGTCTAAAAACATAAACGTCTTATATATGACGTATATAACTAAAATAATCGGGACAATCGTTAAAATTCCATTAATAAAATTTTTCAATAAACTCTTCACTTTAACCGTTCCTCCACTAAATAGTTTACAAACTAATCTAATTCAGTTTATCAAATCCACTGACTTTGTTGAGTATTTTGTGCAAGAAAATTTAATGATGTGCCAATTGTTTATATATCTGAAAAAAGATTAGGCGAAAACACATGCAAGACAAGAACCCATAACATAATGTAACAAGGAAAACTGATTTATTCGATAAGGAGTGATTTGAACATGCATTATGGATATGGATCTTGTGGTTGTGGTGGATATGGCTATTCAGCTCCGGTTTCTTACCCGTGTGGCGGATATAATAACTCGTTTGTGTTAGTTGTCGTGTTATTTATTTTATTAATCATTATTGGTGCAAGTTGTTACGGTGGAAGATAGGTAGCAAACTAAACTCACGGTTAACTAGACCGTGAGTTTTTTTGTTTTATCTAATTTAACGAATATTTTTCGGTGTGAAAAATATTAATGTTCGTGTTTTGTTGACGCGAGTTCGTTTTTCTGATATATTTACCAAGGAGTTAAGGGAAAACACGAAGAACATTTACGTCTGGGGGAAATCTCATGAGATCAAATTACGATGTAATTATTGTAGGTGCAGGACCTGCTGGAATTTTTACAAGCTATGAATTAACAATAAAAATGCCGAATGCTAAAGTATTATTAGTGGATAAAGGCCACGATATATATAAAAGAAATTGTCCAATTTTACAAAAGAAAATTGATAAATGTCCACCCGCAGCTGGAAGAAAAGAATTTGCAGGCTGCTTACCTGCTTGTTCGATTACAAATGGTTTTGGTGGAGCTGGCGCATACTCTGATGGTAAATTTAACATTACGAGTGAATTTGGTGGATGGATGACCGACTATCTTCCAGAATCCACTGTTCTGGATTTAATTAAATATGTAGACGAAATCAATCTTTCACATGGTGCAACTGAAAGCATTACGGATCCGTTAACAGATAAAGTAAGAGACATTGAACGTAGAGGCTATGCAGCGGGTTTAAAGCTACTTCGCGCACAGGTTCGTCACCTTGGAACAGAGCAAAACTTACAAATACTAATGAGTATCTTTGAATACTTAAAAGACAAAGTTGATATGGCGTTTAAAACAGAGGTTGAAGATCTGATTACCGAAAAAACAGCTGATGGGATGAAAATTAATGGGATTCAGTTGAAAAATGGTGAATCGGTTTATGCAGATAAAGTGGTTATTACACCAGGTCGAGATGGTTCTAAATGGCTTTCAGATATGCTTAAAAAACGTCGTTTTGGGATGATTAACAATCAGGTTGATATCGGTGTTCGC
The DNA window shown above is from Bacillus sp. T3 and carries:
- a CDS encoding RsmF rRNA methyltransferase first C-terminal domain-containing protein; this translates as MNLPEQFKLKMENLLQEKANDFFQTYENSKASGLRINPLKVTMEDWSSLSPFNLVRVPFVETGFYFDPEIDQPGKHPYHAAGLYYIQEPSAMVVADVLRPSSDDTVLDLCAAPGGKTTQLAGFMQNKGLLVANEINPKRAKALSENVERMGIKNTVVLNETPDRLAQRFEGYFDKILVDAPCSGEGMFRKDEEAIAFWSEAHVEHCANQQRSILKSAYTMLKEGGILVYSTCTFSPEENEQSIEDFLSAYPDMELLPIEHKHGLTSGNPEWSKTKNRDLEKTARLWPQHLVGEGHFVAKLRKNGQSPIPRLKPIGKGPSKNELRDFIQFCEDTINTPISGPFFSFKQQLFSVPETCFDFAGLKVVRPGLHLGEFKKNRFEPNHSLALALTETEARHTYSLSLDTDCWQRFLRGETLSSNGDRGWILLTLNGFPLGWGKESKGTIKNFYPKGLRIF
- a CDS encoding DUF4397 domain-containing protein; the encoded protein is MSESRNKQEYFEKAAAYDMMANYYKYLDPNMHMHYYQKHLQALMKAIQQAGSEYRPAQQSDQPKGVIRFLNSSIDNPNVDVYINSFRIFRNIPYKQASNYLSLPAGKYHIDIYPAENQVASILNRRISVEPGKIYTLPIIGSEKKHRLLSFEDHLHVPKGETKFRFIHLAVDAPEVDLAVVKGDVVFPKVAFKTATGYLPLSPMTVDLELRMAGTKEVLMPLHKLQFKENEVYSIILAGLQQGEPRIETFIIRG
- the msrA gene encoding peptide-methionine (S)-S-oxide reductase MsrA, producing the protein MDERLELATFAGGCFWCMVKPFDEQPGIEQVVSGYCGGHVENPTYEQVCSETTGHYEAVQIKFNPELFSYQKLLELYWQQIDPTDPGGQFYDRGTSYQTVIFYHNEEQKQLAEASKKELEQSGRFTKPIATKILPASTFYQAEEYHQHYYKKNNLHYEGYRVGSGRSAFIHKHWGTENGK
- the msrB gene encoding peptide-methionine (R)-S-oxide reductase MsrB — translated: MANKNIDELKKKLTPIQFEVTQHNGTEPPFRNEYWNEGRAGLYVDVVSGKPLFSSLDKFDSGCGWPSFTKPIEVDEVEEKQDFSHYMIRTEVRSKTADSHLGHVFNDGPAPTGLRYCINSAALRFIPKEDLAKEGYGEFVNLFEQK
- a CDS encoding DUF502 domain-containing protein, which produces MKSLLKNFINGILTIVPIILVIYVIYKTFMFLDSLLGNVLKPYLKDDYIPGIGLLITIILITLLGWLSTKFVTGKIIRIIDFILDRIPFVKTVYSVIKDTIHSFLGEKKSFSKVALVTIPGTEMKSLGFITAEELEKFYGPLSDYIAVYIPQTFQVAGFTFLIPKDQVEIINIKPEDAMKFILSGGMTSK
- a CDS encoding YjcZ family sporulation protein, which produces MHYGYGSCGCGGYGYSAPVSYPCGGYNNSFVLVVVLFILLIIIGASCYGGR